DNA sequence from the Augochlora pura isolate Apur16 chromosome 11, APUR_v2.2.1, whole genome shotgun sequence genome:
TATTAGACTCTGAACAATTTGTTGACGTTACTCTGGCCTGCGAGGGTCGCTCGTTAAAATGCCACAAAATGATACTGTCGTCGTGCAGCGATTACCTTGCAGAACTGTTACGCGAGAATCCATGTCAGCATccgattattttaatgaaagacCTTAAGTTCTGGGAAGTCGAAGCACTAGTCAAATTTATGTACCGAGGTGAAGTTAACGTTGCCCACGACAAATTGCCACAATTGTTAAATGCAGCTGAAGCACTGCAAGTGAAAGGATTAGCTGGTCCAAATCCTTCTTCACAGGTAAAGCTTTATACTtcgtaaaatgtttttacgTTTTATCAGTGCCGTACAATGTGTTCGTCTATTTCTTAGAATCCAAAACCACCACTACTGATTCCGCAACCTAAGCCAGCAACAAGTCAACCAGTTCCTCGAGCCGCATCAGAGACCAAAGAGAAAGCTTCCACTTCCGGAGTTTCTACACCATCTAGTCCGAAACGCGCGCAGAAACGGCAATATACAGAAACAATTGAGCCAAAACCGTTCACAAAGATACGCTTACAACGGCCAGTGACCCCAACGTCGCCCACCACCACAGTCAAAATGGAACCGCTAGATATACCCCTAAGTCCTACGATATTCCCCGAAAACAATGAGGATAGTTCGAACCCTTCGAACTTTGAGAAGCTTATGAGTCTACACGAGGATGATGATCCGGGCGGCGACGAAATAATCGACGGTGAAagggaaatcaatttttgtgaaataccCGAGCCGCCCGACATAAACGACAGTGAGGATCAAATGGAATTTGTACCTACAGACTTTCTAGAACAGGAACAAGACATAGTTGAGGAAACGGAAACGGCCTCCATTAAAGACAGTAAGGAAGAGTCCAGGGATTCCGTTGAACTTGAAGATGGTGAAAGAAGTGAGGTTGAAAAAGAAGAGCCttcaaaagaaaagaaacctGTTtagtaataaagaatataaattttaatgaaatgcgGAAATGAGGAAGTATTTTCCTTGACAAGCAGAATGCGAGGGCTCTTCGAGAATCTCTTTTTGGAAAGGTAAGcgctgtgaataattatagattcaaagtaaattttacattttcactgATATTTAAGCAGaagtttaacaaaatattatatttgtaatatagaTCTTCTTCAGAAATCTCAGAAAAATATGTTCTTTGAAAAAGTACTTCTGAAGTTGTGGATAAGTATGAACTCAGTATTAATTCCCACATTTTCTCCAACAAGTTCCCGTggacattcttttatttcttataatctGTTGTAAAACGATCagttaaaatgtaaaagttactttgagttTATAGTTATTCACAGCACTATATATCAGGTCATTTTGTAAGTTCTTGCATTTTTTGGTACAAATTTTATCTAATGAAAACATTTGATTATTTCAACATTCTTCACGttgaagatataaatataatagatctATACAATTTACTGTAGCGTGAACAGTATTCGTATGGATAAAGTAAAATCTGATCCTAatagtaaaattcaattttatcaaagTTTATCCAAAACAATTTCTCAACACTCTAAATGAAAGTAttcctttaatatttagattgtttattaaaagaCGATAAAGGATTCTTAGATTTAACGCAGCGTTGCGATAGAATCGTAagattaaaatgcaatttttaaaaaacaatgaccTTGATAATTACCTTCcgaaatgaaatgtttataaCAAAGGAAGAAATATACTACTTTTGTGATATTGTTTTCCGTAATCTATTGTTGCCATGAACTTTtaggtatatataaataccttGATTTCACTCTCATTGAGTCTTGACAAGTCGAAACGCaaaatacgatataatttGCTCTAAGGGAATCATGACAAATATTTCAGTAACAGTGTAAATAGAGCGtacgtaatttaaaaaaaaaaaagtaaaactatttttaccaTTCACTATACGAATCGTAGCGGCAGTATATATCTTTCGAGCATGTTCTCCAAGCTCGCTGTTCGAAATTGACTTTTCCATGCGAAAGATTACGCTAGAGAGTACGATTTAAATTTAGAATGATTACAATCgtaattttactaattaattgTACATATTTACAGAGTACCTATAATCGAGTTTATTGTGTGTATATGTGGGAGCTTGTACAGAATACACAGcttctacatttttatttacaaattatctGTTAACAAATCGACCTACACGTATGCCTTCATAATATCTAGACTGCGGATACTaatgcaaattgaaaatttcgtaaatGAGGAAAATGCTGGTAttgctgtaattaattattttatcaaacatGTTActgaattcattttataataatctgtATAGTCAAACACTctatgaatgcataaaatccgcagtttaataataactctTGTTACTTGAAAGTCGATTTAGATTACCAATTAGAAGTTGATTTATCCACTTtaattttgtgatttttaatataaatcattaattcAAATTCTGCTAAAAACTCTATACGCTTCATttgtttttactttaattatttacgcaCGAACACTGTGTAAtgagcttttatttttttttaaatcgaaagagTTGTACCTGTTGAATTTAAGTCAATTTTTACAGTATGATTTGATGAAAACAGTACAACGTTAGTATTTATGAATCATGTAgaaagttttataattttcatcttGTGTTTTTGATgcgtaaaatattgaattaatgaaaaaaaaaaaaattgatgcatttatatattagtcGCGAACCTctgttattattgtataagATTACGAAGACGATCTGTCGAGATATAAACCGACGGTACTTTGACCTGACTTCTACTGTACTATAATTCCACCTTTAGGTTTCTAGAAATTCGGTGAATTACTTTCGAGAAATGTTACATAcgcaattttcttcgaattcattcatataaattgtgtaaaaGTAACTCTCTACGTATATGACACGTACTACAAATCGATGCTAGCTGCGGAACTacgtttattgtaaaaatacatgTATGATTGGAAAGTATGTGTACATTGTAACATGTGAAATTAtgtcttataaataaattgctatagCAATGTATGGCAAAATGTCTCGGCTTTGTTTCAATTACTCAACAAAATAATGTCAATCATCAGATGTAGTAGAATGTTTAGATTGTGTATATGTTATcctattgtataatattgtataaaacagattcataattttgtattgaaaatgaattcctATATTcctgtttcaatattaaattactaatttagCTCAAGTTGTAGTAGTGTGTAACTATAAAATGCAgtgaattatttcttctacaCATCATGGTACGCTGTTTCAACAAATTGCACTTGTTcgacaaatttataaaaacgaaactgtCAATTTAAAGTATTAAGATGCATATATCTTGcattaaaagatataataaataaagatgaGAGATTTTAAGAAACCCTTCTTCCCTTCAATATcgcatttatataataatatattgcacTGTTTTCAACATTTAGTGTGCACATACAATTCCATAAATATAACATTGCCAGTTTTGTACAaagtatatacaaatttaaaaagttcgcTCTCATAAAacgttatacatttttaatattattccttgAACAGTTCATGaacaaaatgattaatttagaaatctaaaattaagtaaacccgttcgatttctttcactgaaacaattttatcacgTTCAATATATATAGTGCATGTACTCAGAAATGAAATCGTATTATAATCAGTCCATAATACTCgtacagaatttaattatccatgatatacatatgtacatacgctgaaaatgcaatttttactgcacataaatgaatatttacatgtcaaatattttaaggGTTACATTATCGATGTAGTCGTACCGATAGGAGTTACACGTTTACaactcttttaatttaatataaatacgtgCATACGCGTATCTATTACAGAACCATCcaaacaaatatacatatagttttCATTTTCCGTAAATAAGGAATACGATACAATTTCGTAGTAGAAATTGCTGATTTGATTCCGAAGTGGATCACAAACTCCGATGGCGCCACGTTATCTTCATCCCTCCTCTTGACAAACTGTCAAGGCGAGGAACGTTGTTTGtatacgaaatttttatcagttttCTGCCATATCCACGGTCCGAGGACTTCAAACGCGCAAAAAAAAGGGTCAGGTGCGTATTCGTCCGCACTTTCGTAGGAAGATACGTTGACGTTCGACCATGGTACATATTTGTTCCCGTTAACGAAACAGGATTGTTCTCTGCTGGAAATGACCGGCGCTGCTACCACCTTTCCTGTCAATTTCTCCTTGAccattttccatttctccGTTCTCTACACACCCCCCGTACGTATTTTCCGTGTTACAAACCCGTTATCAGATGCAATTCCTTCCCATTCATAGAAAACCAACGGCCCATTAAATTCTTCGCCGCGAGAGCTTAACTTCGTTAGAGACTTTTTGCACTCCGTTTTACCTTATTTCTCTTAACCTAACTGGACTGTAAACCATTAAACCATGATTTCAGCTTGCAAAACTAcgatttgctgaaacaaaattttcacaCCGACGTGCCACGCCGATGCGTTTCAATTGTGAATAATTTATCGCGCAGTAAATCGAGCAGTTTTCGCAGCTTCGTCGCCGAGAGTTTCGTTTTAATCAATTCGTAGTTAACAGATTGAGGAAGTAATTGTTTCTGGTACAGTTGAAACTGGTTCCAATAGACATTTGAATTGTTTGTTTGACAGGTGAATTCATTATTAAGATACAATTCAGACATTGGCAGTTCGAagattgtaaattttgtttcttgtcaGTCGGTGTTAGttataccaaaaaaaaaatgtttatgtaaatttttacgttttcgaaataatttacggAAGACGGAAATGtaatcgaaatttaaatttactttcattGGTAATCTTAATAATGGCCAATTGTTAAATGGTTTTATGATAGCATTATTTGATTAGATTTAatacagattttatattatgtttcaataattttcgtaaatattataataacatttaatcttgtctttgaaagaaatattatggaAGAatgtaattgataaattatttttgttaattattatatatgattgTTTCAGGATGAATCGCACAATGGATGAGAAAGAAGAATTGGTAAAGAAGTCCTTGTTTAGTTTTGTGAGAAAAGAGGTGCCTACTGCCCAATTGaggtaaatatataatagatattattttcttatctgtGTATGataaaatggaagtaaatatacaaatgattGCATCACCATTTTATAATCCATGACAACCCTTTTTGCAGTTTAATAGATGACATTGTTCTTGGTTACGTGGTGAGTATGGTGGAAGAAAGTGCGCTCGAAGAAGACTTGGATGTTGACGGACTTTGTGAAATGGTGTCTGCTTGTCTTcctgaattttcgaaaattgaaaaggaaGAGGTGTCCAAGTGGTTATTGGACGTTGAAAGTAAGTTGCGGGAAGagagcaaagaaaatcaaaattgccAGCCTCAAGATCCTTTGAGTCAACTTAGTCTGACCGCACTACTCCCACCTGACACACAGAGGATGAGAGTACATCATCTTTCTGAAACAAGTGATGCTGGAAGTGATTCCAGCGGAGAGTACTTTCAAGAAGTAAGTTGCATTTGTCCCccttactaatttattatgtttcaGCTATTTGCAAGTATTGTCTAACAATACAAAAGTATATTTAAGCCACTAAtgtctgatatttttttattcaggaGTCATCATGGCATCAAGTAGCATTATTACAGGAAATGTTCCCAGCTGCAAGTCCAGCAGAGCTTAGACATTGTTTGGCTGTTGCCGGTGGTGATGTTACAGAGGCTGCTCAGCTTGCTCTTCATCGTCAAGAAGCAGGACAAAGCATTGCTAGTAATTTGACCTTTGTTACagtaagtattttattatatcattttacagGAAACTTTTCACATCATAGGAGACTTTACCTTTCTCCTTTTGTAGTAGTATGATAATCTAATCATTTCTAtctattattagattatagtTTCGTAGGAATGAATTTtctgttctttctttttattaagtgtggtatatatttgattttctggtagcaaaataaaattaacaatattagaattattaataatagcgtTTTAATAACAGTTTGCTTCTCTATGTATATTCAATAATCACGCGTGTTCCGTTTCATTTGCGTTGCATTACGCTCGTACACCCTCCTATTACGGATAAAGTCTAACTAGCCTGTAGAAACGCGTAGTAGCAATGAGGTTAATTATCAATGATTAGTTAAACGGTATAAAATAACATCGCTATCTTGTGGCAGCCAAATGGTCGCAACAGGGCTAGACTGAACGACGAGGAACTGAAGTCACGCATCATCGCAAGATATAGTTACGTCGATAGGGACGATGATTCGCGCGAGCATCGCCCGGTGGCACCGAAAACGGAGCCGAAAAAATTAGTGCGCTATCTAGAGAACAAGATTGTGAGCGTGAAAGGTGAACGATATACAGAGGTCAGACGAGGTGGTGAAGAGGAAGATGGTAACGAAGGCGGTAGGAAACGAAGCCATTGCCGGCCGTAACCAGTCCCTTTGCCTCCACCCCCCGATCCACCCCCTTGGAGGCATctgatttcaaattaaagctttCACTTAGATTCTCTCTTATCTTGCTTGTAGAGGAATACAGACAGGGTGTTGAACTTGTATGTGCTGCGCTGTACAATTCTCTCTTTGTTCCTTTCCTGACTGAAGTTGTCTCGTCCAGTcactatta
Encoded proteins:
- the LOC144477263 gene encoding uncharacterized protein LOC144477263 isoform X3; this encodes MKQEPEDEDDCYLEAAELPSPSPPSSEGRHSGATHRVRSHARSLRAMTNPSAVWAHFDLCANDPLRAQCRICGAVVVRGGANPRQCGTTNLHRHLRVHHGGRLIGSRYHVLPPANTTTKAIRIAAQSLVRPHLRNIAPAPMPQQLQQQQQQQRQPKTLVLKTIPLKVKQVAPTTIKMPPRQPAQGLPHNIVHQQPTEVCLRWNSYHSNMQNSFPSLLDSEQFVDVTLACEGRSLKCHKMILSSCSDYLAELLRENPCQHPIILMKDLKFWEVEALVKFMYRGEVNVAHDKLPQLLNAAEALQVKGLAGPNPSSQNPKPPLLIPQPKPATSQPVPRAASETKEKASTSGVSTPSSPKRAQKRQYTETIEPKPFTKIRLQRPVTPTSPTTTVKMEPLDIPLSPTIFPENNEDSSNPSNFEKLMSLHEDDDPGGDEIIDGEREINFCEIPEPPDINDSEDQMEFVPTDFLEQEQDIVEETETASIKDSKEESRDSVELEDGERSEVEKEEPSKEKKPV
- the LOC144477264 gene encoding CUE domain-containing protein 2-A; its protein translation is MNRTMDEKEELVKKSLFSFVRKEVPTAQLSLIDDIVLGYVVSMVEESALEEDLDVDGLCEMVSACLPEFSKIEKEEVSKWLLDVESKLREESKENQNCQPQDPLSQLSLTALLPPDTQRMRVHHLSETSDAGSDSSGEYFQEESSWHQVALLQEMFPAASPAELRHCLAVAGGDVTEAAQLALHRQEAGQSIASNLTFVTPNGRNRARLNDEELKSRIIARYSYVDRDDDSREHRPVAPKTEPKKLVRYLENKIVSVKGERYTEVRRGGEEEDGNEGGRKRSHCRP
- the LOC144477263 gene encoding uncharacterized protein LOC144477263 isoform X2, which codes for MSRRSKNACESKIKDEEEASTSFGLPIENSGDDDPNVAEVVLSNKGGPKLIHRGYMYTLHKKQPYNIRWRCVGRTMHCRGSLITTTTCTKPRVRMEHNHKPDFAAAQVARKRYLALGKPSVLTNIEENKNSLNAPTIHKDDFPLEQKPARPKRPATGKVLPPANTTTKAIRIAAQSLVRPHLRNIAPAPMPQQLQQQQQQQRQPKTLVLKTIPLKVKQVAPTTIKMPPRQPAQGLPHNIVHQQPTEVCLRWNSYHSNMQNSFPSLLDSEQFVDVTLACEGRSLKCHKMILSSCSDYLAELLRENPCQHPIILMKDLKFWEVEALVKFMYRGEVNVAHDKLPQLLNAAEALQVKGLAGPNPSSQNPKPPLLIPQPKPATSQPVPRAASETKEKASTSGVSTPSSPKRAQKRQYTETIEPKPFTKIRLQRPVTPTSPTTTVKMEPLDIPLSPTIFPENNEDSSNPSNFEKLMSLHEDDDPGGDEIIDGEREINFCEIPEPPDINDSEDQMEFVPTDFLEQEQDIVEETETASIKDSKEESRDSVELEDGERSEVEKEEPSKEKKPV